In a genomic window of Methylobacter sp. YRD-M1:
- a CDS encoding CDP-archaeol synthase, protein MTYIELCLSCINKTVLLLLVANGAPVLARHWLKDRFRLPVDMGLKLSDGRALFGYSKTWRGIIASAIVTSLVAAVLGMPALDGAVFGLAAMSGDLLASFIKRRQGYAESSRVRSIDTIPESIMPALALHEQLGLNVTDILAVAFTFFLLDVFLSPVLYRLHIKNRPY, encoded by the coding sequence ATGACTTACATTGAGCTATGCCTGAGCTGTATCAACAAAACAGTTTTGTTGCTGCTGGTCGCCAATGGCGCACCGGTTTTAGCCCGTCATTGGCTGAAAGACCGATTCAGACTGCCGGTGGATATGGGTCTAAAACTAAGCGATGGGCGCGCCCTGTTTGGCTATAGCAAAACCTGGCGGGGCATTATTGCCTCGGCCATCGTCACTTCTTTAGTTGCGGCAGTGTTGGGAATGCCTGCGCTTGATGGCGCCGTGTTCGGTCTGGCTGCCATGTCGGGCGATCTATTAGCCAGTTTTATTAAGCGCCGGCAAGGCTATGCTGAAAGCAGCCGTGTCCGCAGCATCGATACGATCCCTGAATCCATCATGCCTGCGCTGGCGCTGCATGAGCAACTGGGCCTGAATGTGACAGATATTTTAGCAGTTGCCTTTACTTTTTTTCTGCTCGACGTTTTTCTATCGCCTGTTCTGTATCGGCTTCACATTAAAAACCGTCCTTATTGA
- the gstA gene encoding glutathione transferase GstA: protein MKLYYSPGACSLSPHIVLCEADLPFELIKVDLQEKLTETGEDFRSINPNGYVPVLELDDGSNLTEGPAIIQYLADRVPEKKLAPPVGTFEHYNLQQWLNFISTELHKTFSPLFNANMPDQAKKLFRETLASRFKWVADNVVAQPYLLGNDFSVADAYLFVILRWAELMSIDISRWPSLVQYKKRIADRPAVKRALQEEGLSTD, encoded by the coding sequence ATGAAACTCTATTACAGTCCCGGCGCCTGCTCGCTCTCGCCTCATATCGTCTTATGCGAGGCTGACCTGCCATTTGAACTCATTAAAGTTGATTTGCAGGAAAAACTGACAGAAACCGGCGAGGATTTTCGCAGCATCAATCCTAATGGCTATGTGCCGGTGCTGGAACTGGACGATGGAAGCAATTTGACAGAAGGGCCTGCTATTATTCAATATCTTGCCGATCGGGTACCTGAAAAAAAACTGGCGCCGCCAGTCGGTACATTCGAGCATTACAATCTGCAACAGTGGCTAAATTTTATTTCTACCGAACTGCACAAGACTTTTTCTCCGCTGTTTAATGCCAATATGCCTGATCAGGCCAAAAAACTGTTCCGTGAAACGCTAGCCTCTCGTTTTAAATGGGTGGCGGACAATGTCGTTGCGCAACCTTATCTGTTGGGTAATGATTTTTCAGTCGCGGATGCTTACTTATTTGTTATATTGCGATGGGCGGAGCTGATGTCGATCGACATTTCACGCTGGCCCTCGCTGGTGCAATATAAAAAAAGAATCGCCGACAGGCCAGCGGTTAAAAGAGCGCTGCAGGAAGAAGGGCTTAGTACCGACTAA
- a CDS encoding helix-turn-helix transcriptional regulator: MTDGTSSRQDQILKLLLDSRQGLSLDEIAAALNISRNAVKQHIVGLENSDLIKKDAFKITGGRPSRNYVLTEKGINRFPKQYAWFCNLILAELKAEMGEEAFRRYMARLGAKFAETLMPQFNGREPAERITALIETMQTLGYHAIEDQNNSLPTIQAFNCVYHDLAQQYPELCEFDRALISALLDRPIEQIRCMACNDCSCQFLIKHK, from the coding sequence ATGACTGACGGAACGAGTTCTCGACAAGATCAGATATTGAAGCTGTTGCTGGACTCAAGACAAGGCCTGAGCCTTGACGAAATTGCCGCAGCATTGAATATCTCAAGAAATGCCGTTAAACAGCATATCGTCGGCCTTGAAAACAGCGATCTCATCAAAAAAGACGCATTTAAGATCACCGGCGGGCGGCCGTCACGCAATTATGTTCTAACTGAAAAAGGCATCAACCGGTTTCCCAAACAATATGCCTGGTTCTGTAACTTAATACTGGCGGAACTCAAAGCAGAGATGGGTGAAGAAGCCTTCAGACGCTACATGGCGAGACTCGGCGCTAAATTCGCAGAAACGCTTATGCCGCAATTCAACGGCAGAGAACCTGCAGAGCGGATCACCGCACTTATCGAGACAATGCAGACGTTAGGCTATCATGCGATAGAAGACCAGAACAATTCACTCCCTACCATACAGGCCTTCAATTGCGTTTATCACGATCTGGCTCAGCAATATCCGGAATTGTGCGAATTTGATCGCGCACTGATATCGGCCCTGCTGGACCGTCCGATTGAACAAATCAGGTGTATGGCATGCAACGATTGCTCCTGCCAGTTTCTTATCAAACATAAATGA
- a CDS encoding group I truncated hemoglobin, producing MSETATATPTPTLYEQLGGEAAVNAAVDIFYRKVLSDYRINRFFDNTDMEQQAAKQKAFLTMAFGGPNNYNGTDMRNAHARLVKMGLNSSHFDAVMEHLSGTLQELNVPQELIAQVAAIAETTRNDVLGR from the coding sequence ATGAGTGAAACAGCTACAGCTACTCCAACCCCTACACTTTATGAACAACTTGGTGGCGAAGCGGCAGTTAATGCGGCGGTCGATATTTTTTATCGCAAAGTTTTGAGCGATTATCGAATCAACCGCTTTTTTGACAATACTGATATGGAACAGCAGGCCGCAAAGCAAAAAGCTTTTTTAACAATGGCTTTTGGCGGACCCAATAACTACAACGGCACCGATATGCGCAATGCCCACGCCAGATTGGTCAAGATGGGACTGAACAGCTCCCATTTTGATGCTGTTATGGAACATCTAAGTGGAACTTTACAGGAACTGAATGTTCCACAGGAATTAATCGCGCAAGTTGCCGCTATTGCGGAAACTACACGCAATGATGTTCTGGGTAGATAA
- a CDS encoding 2Fe-2S iron-sulfur cluster-binding protein has product MKKISLGDQVSICYEGETVLDALLRDNIDIPNSCRQGACQSCMARSLDVEPPAASQSGLKDVLRKQKHFLACLCYPEQDMVITLSQQPEFFTEGTVIDKKPLNQETLLLAVECKEPLDYHAGQFVNLKRADGLTRSYSIANSRSHDKKLTFHIRRLAGGRFSEWVHQELLVGDKIAVSDPQGLCYYLPNKPEQNMLLIGTGSGLAPLAGIIVEALQQGHSGDIYLFHGSREMDGLYWIEEMLELERQYSNFHYTPCVSRGDSPEGVAVGRANEVALSQLPELKGWRVYLCGHPEMVNQTKRQAYLNGASLQDIYADAFHVASTSLD; this is encoded by the coding sequence ATGAAAAAAATATCGTTAGGTGATCAAGTCAGTATTTGTTACGAAGGTGAAACAGTTCTTGATGCCTTGTTACGCGATAATATCGACATTCCGAACAGTTGCCGGCAAGGCGCCTGCCAGAGCTGCATGGCGCGCAGCCTGGACGTTGAACCGCCTGCAGCTTCGCAAAGCGGCCTGAAAGATGTGCTGCGCAAGCAGAAGCATTTTCTGGCCTGTTTATGCTATCCGGAACAAGACATGGTCATTACCTTAAGCCAACAGCCGGAGTTTTTCACCGAAGGCACGGTGATCGATAAAAAACCGCTGAACCAGGAAACACTGTTGCTGGCAGTCGAATGCAAGGAGCCGCTGGATTATCATGCAGGCCAGTTCGTCAATCTCAAAAGAGCCGACGGCCTGACGCGCAGTTACTCGATCGCGAACAGCCGCTCGCATGACAAAAAATTGACCTTTCATATCCGCCGCCTGGCAGGAGGACGTTTCAGTGAGTGGGTTCATCAGGAATTGCTGGTCGGCGATAAGATTGCAGTCTCGGATCCGCAGGGGCTTTGCTATTATCTGCCAAACAAGCCCGAACAAAACATGTTGCTGATCGGCACGGGCAGCGGACTTGCTCCGTTAGCCGGCATTATAGTCGAAGCGCTACAGCAGGGGCACAGCGGGGATATTTATTTATTTCATGGCAGCCGCGAAATGGATGGGCTTTACTGGATCGAAGAAATGCTGGAACTGGAGCGGCAATACTCAAATTTTCATTATACCCCTTGCGTATCGCGCGGCGATTCGCCCGAAGGCGTGGCGGTAGGGCGCGCCAATGAGGTTGCTTTAAGCCAGTTGCCTGAGCTGAAAGGCTGGCGCGTTTATCTGTGCGGCCATCCCGAAATGGTTAACCAGACCAAAAGACAGGCTTATCTTAATGGCGCGAGTCTGCAGGATATTTATGCGGATGCGTTTCACGTCGCTTCCACTTCGCTTGATTAA
- a CDS encoding c-type cytochrome encodes MNETPLWASESFWKKTAIWVTGVSFVILIVLTMDSLSQTAAGGKRVPSYAVINKKIDYQFNKELNRSVPIIGEDEFLFGKQLSEQEAAQLVDLGKKTVQTRNCMNCHTLLGNGAYYAPDLTKAWLDQGWLSKDLREDLMVKFLMDPEHNARTFGSNRKMPNLGITEQEAKGLVAFLKWMSGIDTNGFPYNFKTIEAEE; translated from the coding sequence ATGAACGAAACACCGCTGTGGGCTTCGGAATCATTTTGGAAGAAAACGGCCATCTGGGTTACCGGCGTATCGTTTGTGATTTTGATCGTATTGACGATGGATTCGTTGAGCCAGACTGCGGCAGGCGGCAAGCGAGTGCCTTCCTATGCCGTCATTAACAAAAAAATCGACTATCAGTTCAATAAGGAACTCAACAGATCCGTACCGATTATCGGCGAGGATGAATTCCTGTTCGGCAAGCAGCTGAGTGAGCAGGAAGCCGCGCAACTGGTCGATCTTGGCAAGAAAACCGTTCAGACCAGGAACTGCATGAACTGCCATACGCTATTGGGCAATGGCGCCTATTATGCGCCTGACTTGACCAAAGCCTGGCTGGATCAGGGCTGGCTTTCGAAAGACTTGCGCGAGGATTTGATGGTCAAGTTTCTGATGGACCCCGAGCACAATGCCCGCACCTTCGGCAGCAATCGCAAAATGCCCAACCTGGGCATCACCGAGCAGGAAGCGAAAGGGCTTGTCGCGTTTTTAAAGTGGATGTCCGGCATCGATACCAATGGCTTTCCATATAATTTTAAAACCATTGAAGCGGAGGAATGA
- a CDS encoding cbb3-type cytochrome c oxidase subunit I gives MIMSTTKLDDILPKPDSVLDKARNLLKAFKAWVNLNTDNLTAGQQLSVKYFCIAIILFVAQILFGLLSALQFIYPGFLYGILDFNVNRMVHINAMIVWMLYGFIGSVYWLIEDESGTEIVGLKLANIAFWVLTGAVTVVVLVYLFVQIGPGKDSSLWLINEGREYIEAPRWADLGIVAVMLVFSYNVVATFSKGKWSGIAGVLTLDLIALIGLYLAGMFYMTNISHDQYWWWWVIHLWVEATWEVLVGVIMAWSLMKLLGVRRKIVQTWLYIEVALMFGSGILGLGHHYFWIGMPEYWLSVGGFFSALEPIPLVAMVVHAVYDSGVHAFKTVNHPALAWVIAHAFGNFFGAGVWGFMHTLPQINLYTHGTQWSASHAHLSFFGAYATINIAFFYLAIQHWRGGVWMAAGTPNAWRWKWALGLLNAGVVGMTVALLIAGYEQSFTERAVEGSSWAGYFAAQNQPSFQWAMKWRMIFGWVTAAGLGLLVWDLLTIGKSEERKAEKIVIH, from the coding sequence ATGATCATGAGCACAACCAAACTTGACGATATTCTTCCCAAGCCGGATTCAGTGCTGGACAAAGCGCGCAATCTTCTGAAGGCTTTCAAAGCCTGGGTAAACCTGAACACCGACAATCTGACCGCCGGACAACAACTGTCCGTTAAATATTTCTGCATAGCGATTATTTTATTTGTCGCCCAAATTTTATTCGGATTGCTTTCGGCCTTACAGTTTATCTATCCGGGCTTTCTGTATGGCATCCTGGATTTCAATGTCAATCGCATGGTGCATATCAACGCCATGATCGTGTGGATGCTGTATGGATTTATCGGCTCTGTTTACTGGCTGATCGAAGACGAAAGCGGCACCGAAATTGTTGGTTTAAAACTGGCGAATATTGCCTTTTGGGTACTGACCGGTGCGGTAACGGTGGTGGTGCTGGTTTACCTGTTTGTTCAGATTGGCCCCGGCAAGGATTCCAGCCTTTGGTTAATCAATGAAGGCCGGGAATATATTGAAGCGCCGCGCTGGGCCGACCTCGGCATTGTGGCGGTTATGCTGGTCTTCTCCTACAATGTGGTGGCGACCTTCAGCAAGGGCAAGTGGTCCGGTATTGCCGGCGTTTTAACGCTGGATCTGATTGCGTTGATAGGGCTTTATTTGGCCGGTATGTTCTACATGACCAATATCTCGCATGATCAGTACTGGTGGTGGTGGGTGATTCACTTATGGGTTGAGGCGACTTGGGAAGTGCTGGTTGGGGTAATCATGGCCTGGTCGCTAATGAAACTGCTGGGAGTCAGACGCAAGATCGTGCAGACCTGGCTGTACATCGAAGTGGCGCTGATGTTCGGTTCCGGCATTCTGGGGCTCGGGCACCATTACTTCTGGATCGGCATGCCGGAATACTGGCTGTCGGTAGGCGGCTTTTTCTCGGCGCTGGAACCGATCCCGCTGGTGGCGATGGTCGTGCATGCCGTTTACGATTCCGGCGTGCATGCGTTTAAAACAGTCAATCACCCGGCGCTGGCCTGGGTGATCGCCCATGCATTCGGCAATTTTTTCGGAGCCGGCGTCTGGGGCTTTATGCATACCTTGCCGCAAATCAACTTGTATACGCACGGTACGCAGTGGTCTGCATCACATGCCCATCTGTCGTTCTTTGGCGCGTACGCCACCATTAATATCGCCTTTTTCTATCTGGCGATTCAGCACTGGCGCGGCGGTGTCTGGATGGCGGCGGGCACGCCTAATGCGTGGCGCTGGAAGTGGGCCTTGGGCTTATTGAATGCCGGCGTGGTCGGCATGACTGTCGCGCTGCTGATCGCCGGTTACGAGCAGTCGTTTACCGAGCGGGCCGTCGAAGGTTCGAGTTGGGCCGGCTATTTTGCCGCACAGAACCAGCCTTCGTTTCAGTGGGCCATGAAGTGGCGTATGATTTTTGGTTGGGTAACGGCGGCCGGCTTGGGGCTGTTGGTGTGGGATTTACTGACAATTGGCAAGAGCGAGGAACGTAAAGCCGAAAAAATTGTTATCCATTAG
- a CDS encoding pentapeptide repeat-containing protein, whose amino-acid sequence MNIYPKLRTFGLSLVIGLFCLPATAADLDRATIEQLLATASKTHPADLRRKDLTDLDLSGLDFRNADLWGADLRRSNLSNSNLSGLNLDLTVMSKINLSGADLSNASIFGVHMVGANLSHANLTGSRFIANLDKANLSHANLSHADWGVDMKNQPMGLMRVSLNNANLSGANLTSANLNKSLMRMTNLSEANLKGAILYDADLSKANFSGADLTGADLSGAHLKDADFTSSTLTGTKFTGVKDKATFRGLDSSKGIESAVFD is encoded by the coding sequence ATGAACATTTATCCGAAACTCCGCACATTCGGTCTGAGCTTGGTGATCGGACTGTTTTGCCTGCCGGCAACGGCGGCCGACCTTGACCGCGCAACCATCGAACAACTGCTTGCTACAGCGAGCAAAACGCACCCTGCCGACTTGCGCAGAAAAGATCTGACTGACCTGGACTTATCGGGACTGGACTTCCGGAACGCCGACCTGTGGGGCGCCGATCTGCGCAGAAGCAACCTGAGCAATAGCAATTTATCGGGCCTGAATCTGGACTTGACGGTTATGTCCAAAATCAACCTTTCCGGCGCCGATCTGTCCAATGCCAGTATTTTCGGCGTGCATATGGTCGGAGCCAACTTGAGCCATGCCAACCTGACAGGCAGCCGATTTATCGCCAATCTCGACAAGGCGAATCTCAGCCACGCCAATCTATCCCATGCAGACTGGGGCGTTGATATGAAAAATCAGCCGATGGGCTTGATGCGAGTCAGCCTGAACAATGCCAATTTGTCGGGTGCCAATCTGACCAGTGCCAACCTGAATAAATCCCTGATGCGAATGACCAATCTTTCAGAAGCCAATCTGAAAGGAGCGATTTTGTATGATGCTGATCTCTCCAAGGCGAATTTTTCCGGAGCCGATTTAACAGGTGCAGATTTATCTGGCGCACATTTGAAGGATGCCGATTTTACAAGCAGTACATTAACGGGCACTAAATTTACTGGCGTTAAAGATAAAGCAACGTTCCGCGGTCTGGACTCCAGCAAAGGTATCGAATCCGCTGTATTCGATTAA